The following proteins are co-located in the Meriones unguiculatus strain TT.TT164.6M chromosome 4, Bangor_MerUng_6.1, whole genome shotgun sequence genome:
- the Spag4 gene encoding sperm-associated antigen 4 protein codes for MRRSPRPGSAASSHKHTPNFFSENSNSSHSATSGDSNGLRSAGPELGEPEGRRARGSSCGEPAISPGVPGGDTWAGSSRPKPAPRSHTRPTACGAATVRGGASEPAGSPVVLEEQLSLLPTLDLRQEMPPARVSKSFLSLLFQVLSVLLSVAGDVLVCVYREVCSIRFLFTAVSLLSIFLAALWWGLLYLVPPLENEPKDMLTLSQYHQRVHSQGQQLQHLQAELDKLHKEVSSVRAVHSERVAKLVFQRLNEDFVRKPDYALSSVGASIDLEKTSSDYEDTNTAYFWNRLSFWNYARPPSVILEPDVFPGNCWAFEGDQGQVVIRLPGHVQLSDITLQHPPPTVAHTGGASSAPRDFAVFGLQVDDKTEVFLGKFIFDVQKSEIQTFHLENDPPAAFPKVKIQILSNWGHPRFTCLYRVRAHGVRTSEWAEDNATGVTGGAQ; via the exons ATGCGGCGGAGCCCCCGCCCAGGCTCGGCCGCATCCTCTCACAAGCACACACCCAACTTCTTCAGCGAGAACAGCAATAGTTCCCACAGCGCGACTTCGGGGGACAGCAATGGGCTCCGGTCCGCTGGGCCGGAGCTCGGGGAGCCCGAGGGCAGAAGGGCCCGGGGCTCGAGCTGTGGTGAGCCCGCCATAAGCCCAGGAGTGCCCGGAGGAGACACATGGGCAGGAAGCTCTCGGCCGAAGCCTGCGCCTCGGAGCCACACTAGGCCGACCGCCTGTGGCGCGGCAACCGTGAGGGGCGGGGCCTCGG AACCGGCTGGATCTCCTGTAGTCCTGGAGGAACAACTCAGCCTTCTCCCGACCCTGGATCTGAGGCAGGAGATGCCTCCCGCGCGGGTGTCCAAGAGTTTCCTGA GCCTCCTCTTTCAGGTGCTGAGCGTGTTGTTATCCGTGGCAGGAGACGTGCTGGTCTGTGTGTACAG GGAGGTCTGCTCCATCCGCTTCCTATTCACTGCTGTGTCGCTCCTGAGCATCTTTCTGGCAG CACTCTGGTGGGGGCTCCTGTACCTGGTCCCTCCTTTGGAGAAT GAACCTAAGGACATGCTGACTCTAAG CCAGTACCACCAGCGTGTGCATTCTCAGGGCCAGCAACTGCAGCACCTCCAGGCAGAACTGGACAAACTCCACAAGGAGGTGTCCAGCGTTCGAGCAGTCCACAGTGAG AGAGTGGCCAAGCTCGTGTTCCAGAGGCTGAATGAGGACTTTGTGCGGAAACCTGACTATGCACTGAGCTCTGTGG GAGCCTCCATCGACCTGGAgaagacatccagtgactatgaGGACACCAACACCGCCTACTTCTGGAATCGCTTGAGCTTCTGGAACTATGCCCGCCCACCCTCAGTCATACTGGAG CCAGATGTGTTCCCTGGAAACTGCTGGGCCTTCGAAGGTGACCAGGGCCAGGTGGTAATCCGACTGCCAGGCCACGTGCAGCTAAGCGACATCACCCTGCAGCACCCTCCACCCACCGTGGCGCACACTGGAGGAGCCAGCAGCGCACCCCGGGACTTTGCCGTCTTT GGACTCCAGGTTGATGACAAGACTGAAGTGTTCTTGGGAAAATTCATCTTTGATGTGCAGAAATCTGAAATTCAGACTTTCCACTTAGAG AATGACCCCCCAGCTGCCTTCCCCAAGGTGAAGATTCAGATCCTAAGCAACTGGGGCCATCCACGTTTCACATGCTTATATCGAGTCCGTGCGCATGGTGTGCGGACCTCAGAGTGGGCAGAGGACAATGCCACAGGGGTCACTGGGGGGGCCCAGTAA